One stretch of Nitrospinota bacterium DNA includes these proteins:
- a CDS encoding ATP-binding cassette domain-containing protein, translating into MIQASSIQKSYGAQTLFEDVSFLIGKGERVGLVGRNGTGKSTLFRIILGEEHIDSGEISMPKNYKIGTLEQHIRFTKPNVLDECIQALPPEEQWDHYKAEMILSGLGFSQADFEKDPHSFSGGYQVRINLCKALLNNPNMLLLDEPTNYLDILSLRWLKGYLTSWQGEMMLITHDRDFMDKVTTHTMGIHRRQARKVKGDTIKFYEMIMMEEETYEQTRQNIEKKKKEMQALIDRFKAKASKAAMAQSRVKMMAKMGTLDKLEDEKTLGFRFNHLACPGKTVMSAQNISFSYDGKEENSIFRNISFSIGRSDRIAIIGANGKGKSTLLNCLAGELKPTAGTVTTHPETRIGHFGQTNIDRLTADNRVVDEIQKSNPNLSLQASHAICGAMMFEGDISKKLIKVLSGGERSRVLLGKIISHPTNLLLLDEPTHHLDVESIESLIEELDSYPGAVVIVTHSELLLRSLAQNLIIFHSGKAEYFLGGYDDFLEKIGWEGEPVAEKKEKNKLSKKEARQLRAQERLQTTQGGDSANNDDKKGPKRGKNKGR; encoded by the coding sequence ATGATACAGGCAAGCAGTATACAGAAATCATACGGTGCGCAGACTCTCTTTGAGGATGTCTCTTTCCTCATCGGCAAGGGGGAGCGTGTTGGCCTCGTCGGTCGCAATGGTACTGGAAAATCAACACTTTTCAGAATAATCCTTGGTGAAGAACATATTGATTCCGGGGAGATTTCCATGCCCAAAAACTACAAGATAGGGACCCTGGAACAGCATATACGCTTCACGAAACCAAACGTACTTGACGAATGCATACAGGCGCTCCCACCTGAGGAGCAGTGGGACCACTACAAGGCGGAGATGATCCTCTCCGGACTCGGATTCTCCCAAGCCGATTTCGAGAAAGATCCGCACTCCTTCAGCGGCGGCTACCAGGTCCGCATCAACCTCTGCAAAGCGCTCCTCAATAATCCGAATATGCTGCTTCTCGACGAGCCGACAAACTACCTCGATATTCTTTCGCTCCGATGGCTGAAAGGGTATCTCACATCATGGCAGGGGGAGATGATGCTCATCACCCACGATCGCGATTTCATGGACAAGGTGACAACCCATACCATGGGGATTCACCGAAGGCAGGCGCGAAAGGTGAAAGGCGACACCATCAAGTTCTACGAGATGATCATGATGGAGGAGGAAACGTACGAACAGACCCGGCAAAACATCGAGAAGAAAAAGAAGGAGATGCAAGCGCTTATCGACAGGTTCAAGGCGAAGGCTTCAAAAGCGGCCATGGCGCAGTCACGCGTGAAGATGATGGCAAAAATGGGAACGCTGGACAAGCTGGAAGACGAAAAGACGCTCGGTTTCCGCTTCAACCATCTCGCATGTCCAGGCAAAACAGTAATGTCAGCGCAGAATATCTCCTTCTCTTACGACGGGAAAGAGGAAAACAGCATCTTCAGGAATATATCATTCAGCATAGGCCGCAGTGACAGGATCGCCATAATCGGTGCGAACGGAAAAGGAAAATCGACGCTACTCAACTGCCTCGCGGGGGAACTGAAACCGACGGCAGGGACAGTCACAACCCATCCTGAAACACGCATAGGGCATTTTGGTCAGACGAATATTGACAGGCTGACCGCCGATAACCGCGTTGTCGATGAAATACAGAAATCAAATCCGAATCTTTCACTCCAGGCATCGCACGCGATCTGCGGTGCCATGATGTTCGAAGGGGATATCAGCAAGAAACTTATCAAGGTACTCTCCGGTGGAGAGCGTAGCCGTGTTCTCCTGGGAAAAATCATTTCTCACCCCACGAACCTCCTGCTTCTCGATGAGCCAACCCACCACCTCGATGTCGAATCGATCGAATCGCTCATAGAGGAGCTTGACTCCTACCCCGGAGCCGTGGTCATAGTCACCCACTCCGAGCTTCTCCTAAGGAGCCTTGCGCAAAACCTCATCATTTTCCACAGCGGCAAAGCGGAATATTTCCTCGGCGGGTACGACGACTTCCTCGAAAAGATAGGATGGGAAGGGGAGCCTGTCGCCGAGAAAAAGGAAAAAAACAAACTGAGCAA
- a CDS encoding PAS domain S-box protein: MKKRFATTFLSFSTILSIFFWSIYYTSSNARLEALKINEMENLETQIELVSQDVSHIFSDLIYLSEQHELAQMIEGEKGYDLTALEGDLRTFSKRKGLYEQIRIIDATGNEIVRINYNDGDPEVLPKEKLQYKGDRYYFKETLKMNTGEIYISPFDLNVEKGQIEKPFKPMIRVGTPLYNRKGEIKGIVFLNYLGKILIANIKDFSKRSKGRTSLLNQDGYWLVGENSEDEWGFMLEARKNKRYEAVFPDAWKKISEAESGQFMSNNELFSFITVYPLMEDHVPGNALEKHLSHTSHNVADTEYYWKIVNRIPEEVLDGVSTEQFSGLLNLYGLLLVLFAAGSWVEAKANQKEKNAAEEMELYRMMIEKTGDPVFLIDDDDGCRMAYVNEAAVKHFGATKEEILRWQIPDWDPNFTFEKLPEHVEEIKKVQNLFIESIHRVKSGELVPVEISLNITNYKNRLCHFGYFKNISERKRAEASLKKMSKAIETLEESIIITDMKGFIEYVNPSCEKITGYTEDELLGKNPRIFKSGLESKETYEEMWKMLSAGRVWRGELVNKRKNGELYNEEMTICPILDDGGNVTNFVAIKRDISKRKLAEKELREAKEQAERATILKDKFVSLVAHDLRSPFNSIIGFLKIVQKKNEEPIGEKKLELVKRVISVSEGMLKMIEDLLNISRLNTGELKPVKYFLDASAISAGIIENISYSAEDKGIVVANNIPKGTRIYADPALIRETIHNLVSNSIKFCDKGGLVEIYMPEAGKPSIAVKDNGVGIDNEYIEKLFRHGEKTTSPGTRGEKGTGLGLPFSYDIVKAHDGSLDVVSKKGEGSIFVINLPYVRPRILIVEDDPGIRGLIKQYLNGMDVEFLEAENGTDALEMLKKETVHLLITDLFMEKMDGLALIKQIKQNHKWDNIRIIVVTASNDAEKRQEVFSLGADDFINKPIHIDEFVPRVKRFVL; the protein is encoded by the coding sequence ATGAAAAAACGTTTTGCGACAACGTTCCTCTCATTTTCCACTATTCTGTCGATTTTTTTCTGGTCCATATACTACACATCGTCGAATGCCAGGCTGGAGGCATTAAAAATTAACGAAATGGAGAACCTGGAAACGCAGATTGAACTGGTTTCGCAAGATGTGAGCCATATATTTTCCGATTTGATATATCTTTCTGAGCAGCATGAGCTTGCTCAAATGATCGAAGGAGAGAAGGGATACGATCTGACGGCATTAGAGGGAGATCTTCGTACTTTTTCAAAAAGGAAAGGTTTATACGAACAGATTCGGATAATCGACGCAACCGGCAATGAAATAGTAAGGATAAATTACAATGATGGCGATCCTGAAGTGTTGCCAAAAGAGAAGCTTCAATACAAAGGGGACAGATATTATTTCAAGGAGACGCTAAAAATGAACACAGGAGAGATATATATCTCTCCCTTTGATCTAAACGTCGAAAAAGGACAAATCGAAAAACCCTTTAAGCCGATGATTCGCGTTGGTACACCGTTATATAACCGCAAAGGCGAGATCAAAGGGATAGTCTTTTTAAATTATCTTGGGAAGATATTGATCGCGAATATAAAGGATTTTTCAAAACGCTCCAAGGGTAGAACCTCACTATTGAATCAGGATGGTTATTGGCTGGTAGGAGAGAATTCCGAAGATGAATGGGGCTTCATGCTCGAGGCAAGGAAGAATAAAAGATATGAAGCAGTTTTCCCGGACGCATGGAAGAAGATCTCTGAAGCGGAATCCGGCCAATTCATGAGCAACAATGAATTATTCAGCTTTATAACAGTTTATCCGCTTATGGAAGATCATGTCCCTGGCAACGCACTTGAAAAGCACCTTTCTCATACTAGTCACAACGTCGCGGATACCGAATATTACTGGAAAATCGTAAATCGCATTCCCGAAGAAGTTCTAGACGGGGTATCGACCGAACAGTTTTCAGGTTTATTGAATTTATACGGTCTGCTGTTAGTGCTATTTGCCGCCGGCTCCTGGGTCGAGGCGAAGGCAAATCAAAAGGAAAAGAACGCGGCGGAAGAAATGGAACTTTACAGGATGATGATAGAAAAGACCGGCGACCCGGTGTTTCTCATAGATGATGACGACGGCTGCAGAATGGCGTATGTGAACGAAGCCGCGGTAAAGCATTTCGGAGCTACGAAAGAAGAGATACTGAGATGGCAGATTCCGGATTGGGATCCGAATTTTACATTTGAAAAACTTCCTGAGCATGTGGAAGAAATCAAAAAGGTACAAAATCTGTTCATTGAATCAATTCACCGCGTAAAATCCGGCGAATTGGTGCCAGTTGAAATTTCGCTTAACATCACCAATTACAAGAACAGATTGTGTCATTTTGGATATTTTAAAAATATCAGCGAACGAAAAAGAGCAGAAGCCAGCCTAAAGAAGATGAGCAAGGCAATTGAGACGCTGGAGGAGAGCATCATAATAACTGATATGAAAGGTTTTATTGAATATGTAAATCCTTCATGTGAAAAAATTACCGGCTACACCGAGGATGAGCTGTTAGGTAAAAACCCGCGCATATTCAAGTCTGGTCTTGAATCGAAGGAAACCTATGAAGAAATGTGGAAAATGCTTTCAGCCGGCAGAGTATGGAGAGGGGAGCTTGTCAACAAACGCAAAAACGGCGAATTGTACAACGAAGAGATGACAATCTGTCCGATCCTGGATGACGGAGGCAATGTAACCAATTTTGTGGCGATCAAAAGGGATATTTCAAAAAGGAAGCTTGCCGAGAAGGAGCTTCGAGAAGCCAAAGAGCAGGCTGAGCGCGCAACAATACTTAAGGATAAGTTCGTATCGCTTGTTGCGCATGACCTCCGTTCACCCTTTAATTCCATTATAGGTTTCTTAAAGATAGTACAGAAGAAAAATGAAGAACCGATTGGAGAGAAAAAACTTGAACTTGTGAAGAGGGTGATAAGCGTCAGCGAAGGGATGCTGAAAATGATAGAAGACCTGTTAAATATCAGCAGGCTCAATACAGGGGAACTAAAGCCTGTAAAGTATTTTTTAGATGCATCAGCCATTTCGGCGGGGATTATTGAAAACATTTCCTACTCTGCGGAGGATAAGGGGATAGTTGTTGCCAATAATATTCCAAAGGGGACAAGAATATATGCGGATCCTGCGCTTATCAGGGAAACGATACACAATCTTGTTTCGAACTCGATTAAATTTTGTGATAAGGGCGGGCTTGTGGAGATCTACATGCCTGAAGCGGGGAAGCCGAGCATTGCCGTGAAAGACAATGGAGTTGGTATTGATAACGAATATATAGAAAAACTGTTCCGGCACGGAGAAAAGACAACCTCCCCGGGTACGAGGGGGGAAAAGGGAACAGGTCTTGGCCTCCCTTTTTCATACGACATAGTTAAGGCGCATGACGGCAGTCTGGACGTTGTCTCTAAAAAAGGGGAGGGGAGCATCTTTGTGATCAATCTCCCGTATGTTCGTCCTCGTATCCTGATAGTTGAAGATGACCCAGGCATAAGGGGTCTGATAAAACAGTATCTGAATGGAATGGATGTGGAATTTCTTGAGGCGGAAAATGGTACGGACGCGCTTGAGATGTTAAAAAAGGAGACGGTACATCTATTAATTACTGATCTGTTTATGGAGAAAATGGATGGGCTGGCATTGATCAAACAGATAAAGCAAAACCACAAGTGGGATAACATCAGAATAATTGTTGTAACCGCCAGCAATGATGCTGAAAAACGGCAGGAGGTATTCAGCCTTGGCGCGGATGATTTTATAAACAAACCAATTCATATAGATGAATTCGTCCCCAGGGTAAAAAGGTTTGTTCTCTAG
- a CDS encoding TetR/AcrR family transcriptional regulator — translation MPKVEESHKEARREQILIASLECFAEQGIHKTTMQDICKKSNLSAGAVYSYFKSKDEIIESIAKIGQQQSDERFMSANTTGKDYLEKFRIALSAFLDSLHDPFRRTCTRMDIMVLSESFSNEKLNKLFSANYNAVLGNIKKMMLEGQKEKIISSKLDADALAQILFGVVQSLSIQLNINPKIDINAYKETVIEVLLDGMRAEGKGSSRNENKVNEVL, via the coding sequence ATGCCGAAAGTTGAAGAGTCACACAAGGAGGCGAGGAGAGAGCAGATCCTTATTGCTTCGCTTGAGTGCTTTGCGGAACAGGGAATTCATAAAACCACAATGCAGGATATTTGCAAAAAATCTAATCTGAGCGCTGGCGCTGTATACAGCTACTTTAAAAGCAAGGACGAGATAATAGAGAGCATCGCGAAAATTGGACAGCAGCAAAGTGACGAAAGGTTCATGTCCGCGAATACGACAGGGAAAGATTACCTGGAAAAATTCAGGATCGCGCTTAGTGCATTTCTTGATTCCCTGCACGACCCTTTCAGACGCACTTGCACAAGAATGGATATCATGGTGCTATCGGAATCATTCTCAAACGAGAAACTAAATAAACTCTTTTCTGCAAACTACAATGCTGTACTGGGAAATATCAAAAAGATGATGTTGGAAGGGCAGAAAGAGAAGATAATAAGTTCAAAACTTGATGCTGATGCACTTGCACAGATCCTTTTCGGCGTGGTTCAGTCACTTTCCATACAGCTTAACATCAATCCAAAGATCGACATAAACGCCTACAAGGAAACAGTCATTGAGGTGCTGCTTGACGGGATGAGAGCTGAAGGCAAAGGTTCCTCGCGGAATGAAAATAAAGTCAATGAGGTATTATAG
- a CDS encoding MMPL family transporter — protein sequence MGLFNFKKIGFFKDIPDWVHRRKYQVWAIFILLTIMIAPGVGRFQLDLSDEAFLQGKDNVRIAYDRFRSQFGGDESIYFVYRAKDGDVFSDRSLKALYGIQEELLGYRMKLQPGERSPLDHIVDVTTILNVSYLEASETALVSRPFIGNNFPANEEERNKLRESALNHPDYPKVYISEDGKYGGILIRTDFKTNKVGDVSEEKLLDMDEPGDFDVTEQVGAVSTSAETVSEFEFVEMEDYVNLTHAIYSITDKPEYMDALEYFPVGRPIFDTFIFDHFVPQVNAVMIATTLMIMAMLWILFRSLAAVVWPIVIVMISALLTVAVLGWFDLRMNMMVNIIILLVFVVGVADSVHILSGYILFRKKGEDHRTALRSTYEKSGPAVMLTSVTTSLGMLALLIVPIVPLKIFGFAAAVGVLFAFVITLFMLPLMLDIWNPYTWKTNIDASEPRHHFVQKVLRKTEHWSHSKPYVNIAIFTAVTIVLIFGTLKVEVDSNIIKLFPKDSSVSRAYNLVDTKMGGSQNLEIMIEARQPGALREPDILNAMESVQNYLENDIDPVVTTRSLVNIVKESNKALNGGRDEEYAIPQDPALLKQTIFLFDNTNPADRRKVVSDDYSQGHISATIINLGSKYFAGMLDDIHAEVDKTFDPLKTRYPGLEVTVTGGLTMIATIVNYIAWSQIYGFGLALTAISIILFFTFGSIRIGLIALFPNLFPIFVVFGMMGYMRIPCDTDILIVAPLMIGIVVDDTIHFLTHYRLSLQKGGDINSAIISTFREVGQAIVFTTLILAGAFLCFLGLDHNGLKNFGILSAAAITTALLADLFLLPALLSVTNAGMIKEIKGDQLATETVYQGEVS from the coding sequence ATGGGACTGTTTAATTTCAAAAAAATCGGGTTTTTCAAGGATATTCCGGATTGGGTACATAGACGCAAATACCAAGTCTGGGCAATCTTCATTTTGCTGACCATTATGATTGCTCCCGGGGTTGGAAGGTTCCAGCTTGATCTTTCGGATGAAGCATTTCTTCAGGGGAAGGACAATGTGCGGATAGCATATGACCGCTTTCGCTCCCAGTTCGGCGGTGACGAGTCGATCTACTTCGTATACAGGGCAAAGGATGGCGACGTCTTCTCCGACAGATCGCTTAAGGCGTTGTACGGTATTCAGGAAGAACTCCTCGGATACCGCATGAAATTACAACCAGGGGAGAGGTCGCCGCTTGATCATATTGTCGATGTCACCACGATTTTAAACGTCAGCTATCTGGAGGCTTCTGAAACAGCCCTGGTTTCAAGACCTTTTATCGGAAACAATTTCCCGGCGAATGAGGAAGAGCGGAATAAACTGAGGGAGAGTGCGTTGAACCATCCCGACTATCCGAAGGTCTATATTTCGGAAGACGGCAAGTATGGCGGCATACTTATTCGCACCGATTTCAAGACAAACAAGGTTGGAGATGTTTCCGAAGAAAAACTTCTGGATATGGATGAACCTGGAGATTTCGATGTAACCGAACAAGTGGGGGCCGTTTCAACGTCCGCTGAGACCGTTTCAGAATTTGAATTTGTGGAGATGGAGGATTATGTCAACCTGACCCACGCTATTTATAGCATAACTGATAAACCGGAATACATGGATGCCTTGGAGTACTTCCCAGTAGGGAGGCCAATTTTCGATACATTCATTTTCGACCACTTTGTACCACAGGTAAATGCTGTCATGATAGCCACTACATTGATGATAATGGCAATGCTTTGGATACTGTTCCGCTCGCTGGCGGCTGTTGTTTGGCCTATCGTGATCGTCATGATATCGGCCTTATTGACAGTTGCGGTTCTAGGATGGTTTGATCTGCGGATGAACATGATGGTAAACATCATTATTCTTCTTGTTTTCGTAGTCGGTGTGGCCGATTCGGTTCACATCCTATCTGGCTATATTCTGTTCCGAAAGAAAGGCGAGGACCACCGCACTGCGCTTCGGTCTACGTACGAAAAATCCGGGCCTGCCGTGATGCTCACAAGCGTAACAACCTCACTTGGTATGCTCGCATTGCTGATCGTTCCAATAGTACCGCTGAAGATATTCGGCTTCGCGGCGGCGGTAGGCGTGCTATTCGCTTTCGTGATTACTCTTTTCATGCTTCCTCTCATGCTTGATATATGGAATCCATATACATGGAAAACCAATATTGACGCATCGGAACCGCGACATCATTTTGTGCAGAAGGTATTGAGAAAAACGGAACACTGGAGTCATTCAAAACCGTATGTCAACATCGCGATCTTCACCGCAGTAACAATCGTATTGATATTCGGGACATTGAAGGTTGAGGTAGATTCGAATATTATCAAACTCTTTCCAAAGGATTCATCCGTTAGTCGGGCTTATAATCTTGTAGATACCAAAATGGGGGGTTCGCAGAATCTTGAAATAATGATCGAGGCCCGACAGCCGGGCGCTTTGCGCGAGCCCGACATCCTAAACGCGATGGAAAGTGTTCAAAACTATCTTGAGAACGATATTGACCCGGTAGTCACAACTCGTTCGCTTGTAAATATCGTAAAGGAGTCGAACAAGGCCCTGAACGGCGGTCGCGATGAGGAGTACGCGATACCGCAGGATCCGGCTTTGTTGAAACAGACGATATTCCTGTTTGATAATACCAATCCCGCGGACAGGCGAAAAGTGGTGTCGGACGACTACAGCCAGGGGCATATCTCTGCCACTATCATAAACTTGGGGTCAAAATATTTCGCCGGTATGCTGGATGACATTCACGCTGAGGTTGACAAAACCTTTGATCCGTTAAAAACACGGTATCCGGGGCTTGAGGTTACCGTCACAGGCGGGCTGACAATGATTGCGACCATAGTCAACTACATTGCCTGGTCGCAAATATACGGATTCGGTCTGGCGCTGACGGCGATATCCATAATCCTCTTCTTTACATTCGGTTCGATACGCATCGGCCTGATAGCGCTCTTTCCAAATCTTTTCCCGATATTCGTCGTTTTCGGGATGATGGGGTATATGCGAATCCCCTGCGATACCGACATTCTTATAGTCGCTCCGCTGATGATAGGGATAGTCGTTGACGATACGATTCATTTTCTGACACACTACAGGCTCTCACTCCAAAAAGGGGGGGATATCAACAGCGCAATAATTTCCACGTTCCGCGAAGTGGGACAGGCGATAGTATTTACAACGTTGATACTGGCCGGAGCATTTCTCTGCTTCCTCGGCCTGGATCATAATGGGCTGAAGAATTTCGGAATTCTTTCCGCGGCTGCGATAACAACCGCGCTATTGGCGGATCTGTTTTTGCTTCCGGCTCTGCTAAGTGTAACGAATGCAGGGATGATCAAGGAAATTAAAGGTGATCAATTGGCAACCGAAACCGTTTACCAGGGAGAAGTATCATGA
- a CDS encoding outer membrane lipoprotein-sorting protein: MKKIVFTLLMAAFSYGTSYGGDAKEIMQKVLDRENGNSQYSVQTVSTCRYEVKKKTIACAETPRTKVVETIRKDYGPKGKDIKSVSLILEPSSERGIGFLQYDYEDQEKESDQWMYLSALGKVKRVVSGRSDEPKTGTLFGSEISYEDVEVKHIDDFIYTLLIEEKYDGRECWVIESVPTPKHARKSNYSKTVQWIDKERLVVYRAIMYDRHGKPAKQMTQSDYVLKDGVWIAKKMNINNVQSRRISTLKLDDVAINIAVDDSLFTERTLTDDSFREGNMRDIRVAKK; the protein is encoded by the coding sequence ATGAAAAAAATCGTATTTACACTCTTGATGGCGGCTTTCTCATATGGCACCTCTTATGGCGGGGATGCAAAAGAGATAATGCAGAAGGTGCTTGATCGCGAGAATGGAAATTCCCAGTACAGCGTGCAGACGGTTTCCACATGTAGATATGAAGTAAAAAAGAAAACCATAGCATGTGCCGAGACCCCGCGGACAAAGGTCGTCGAAACGATCCGGAAGGATTACGGCCCTAAAGGGAAGGATATTAAAAGCGTCAGCCTGATTTTGGAGCCTTCATCCGAAAGAGGTATAGGATTTCTTCAATATGATTATGAAGACCAGGAGAAGGAATCCGATCAGTGGATGTATCTTTCCGCTCTGGGCAAGGTAAAGCGGGTAGTTTCGGGACGGAGCGATGAGCCGAAAACCGGCACCCTTTTCGGATCGGAAATTTCCTATGAAGATGTGGAAGTGAAGCATATCGATGATTTCATTTACACACTCCTGATAGAGGAGAAGTACGATGGCAGGGAATGCTGGGTAATTGAGTCGGTTCCAACTCCGAAGCACGCCAGGAAAAGCAATTACAGCAAGACCGTTCAATGGATAGACAAGGAGCGCCTGGTGGTGTACCGCGCGATCATGTACGATCGCCACGGAAAACCTGCAAAGCAGATGACCCAGAGCGATTATGTTTTGAAGGATGGAGTATGGATCGCGAAGAAAATGAATATCAACAATGTTCAGAGCAGAAGAATTTCAACTTTGAAACTGGATGATGTGGCCATCAATATTGCGGTAGATGATTCGCTCTTTACGGAACGTACGCTGACCGACGATTCCTTCCGCGAGGGGAACATGCGGGATATCCGCGTGGCAAAAAAATAG
- a CDS encoding bacteriohemerythrin yields MTIEWKEEFSVGVEKFDEHHRKLLSIINSLMDSANAGKGGDTSVVSILKELYEYSKYHFSEEEKELESRGYANLEKQKEEHARFGKQIHEYSSMFLADSEPKVSEVADFLSNWMLNHILEEDRRYMTVFK; encoded by the coding sequence ATGACGATTGAGTGGAAAGAAGAATTCAGCGTCGGCGTGGAGAAGTTCGACGAGCATCACAGGAAACTGCTAAGCATTATTAATTCGCTCATGGATTCGGCAAACGCGGGAAAAGGTGGAGATACTTCCGTGGTCAGCATCCTTAAAGAGCTGTATGAATACTCCAAGTATCATTTCAGCGAGGAAGAAAAAGAGCTTGAATCGCGAGGGTACGCAAACCTGGAAAAACAAAAAGAGGAACATGCGCGATTTGGCAAGCAGATACATGAATACAGCTCGATGTTTTTGGCCGATTCGGAACCGAAAGTATCGGAGGTTGCGGACTTCCTTTCAAACTGGATGCTCAACCATATTCTTGAGGAAGACCGGAGATACATGACCGTTTTCAAGTAA
- a CDS encoding TlpA family protein disulfide reductase, with the protein MFFVLSVSSLPVSVHAEDDPPQREYEKFLDLEKYKYDVILLDFWASWCDPCVRSFPWMSEMEEQYGPKGFRVVTVNLDKKKDAVDRFMAKFPWIKFPVILDPNGKLANKWKLQAMPTSYLIDREGKVRYVHKGFFLEQLSTYEAHIKELVGESPSGNSAK; encoded by the coding sequence TTGTTTTTTGTTTTATCAGTCTCCAGCCTTCCAGTCTCCGTTCACGCGGAGGATGACCCACCGCAGAGGGAATACGAGAAGTTTCTTGATCTCGAAAAGTACAAATATGATGTTATTCTTCTCGATTTTTGGGCGTCGTGGTGCGATCCATGCGTTAGATCGTTCCCATGGATGAGCGAAATGGAAGAGCAGTACGGCCCAAAAGGCTTCAGGGTTGTAACCGTGAATCTTGACAAAAAAAAGGATGCTGTAGACCGGTTTATGGCGAAGTTCCCTTGGATCAAATTTCCGGTAATTCTTGATCCAAACGGGAAACTTGCGAACAAGTGGAAGCTTCAGGCTATGCCGACGTCCTACCTGATCGACAGGGAGGGGAAAGTAAGGTATGTTCACAAGGGATTTTTTCTGGAACAGTTATCGACTTACGAAGCGCACATAAAAGAGCTGGTTGGAGAGTCTCCCTCCGGCAATTCTGCAAAATAA
- a CDS encoding DUF4266 domain-containing protein, which yields MGKTRSQKVISFMLFTILLFSSGCASIGVQVWDRDLLAEESMKFDSTPIQTALEEHIYFSKEASSGGRGLGGGGCGCN from the coding sequence ATGGGTAAAACACGTTCACAAAAGGTCATTTCATTTATGCTGTTCACGATTCTGCTGTTTTCGTCGGGATGCGCGTCGATAGGCGTACAGGTTTGGGACAGGGATCTCCTGGCAGAAGAGTCGATGAAATTCGATTCCACCCCGATCCAGACTGCGCTTGAGGAACATATATATTTCAGCAAGGAAGCATCAAGCGGCGGACGCGGTCTTGGCGGAGGCGGATGCGGATGCAACTGA